TCAAGGACGTTCTCTCTGGATTTTTTGATCGCATCGGTATTGGTGCGGATCCCCATATTTTCGGCCACGGTGTTGGCGCAGGCGATGACCGGGCGGGGCATCCATGAAATTTCCTGGTAGCCGTCGTCTTGATAGGCAGGGTCGGCTCCCGGGGCGGGCCTTGGGGGCATGCCCATCTGGACCATACACATCCGGCAGTTGCCCGGAGACGACAATTTGGGATGGTAGCAGTAGTGGGGGACTTCTTTTTCCGCTATTTTGCATGCCTCGATCATCCGGGTGCCGCGAGGCACCTGGATCCAGTGGCCATCAATTTGGACGTTGACCATGCCCTTTTCAGCGGCGATGTCTTTGGGGCGGGGAGATGTTTCTGTGGAGCTCATTTTGTGATGGGTCTTATAGGTCCTATAGAACTCATTTATTGGCTGATGTATTTCATCTGCTGCTTGGCTTCAGCGGAGATGAATTCGTTGTCTTCGGAGGTTTCCGACGTCAGTTCATCGCGGAACTTGTCGATGATGGCTTCGACTGGCCAGGATGAGGCTTCACCAAAGGCGCAGACGGTTTTGCCGTCGATTTGGTAGGCGACCTCTTCGAGGGTGGTGATGTCTTCCGGGGTGGCCTGGCCGTTGGCAATGCGGTCGGAGATCTTTTTCATCCAGCCGTTTCCTTCGCGGCATGGGGTGCATTGGCCGCAGGATTCATGGGCGTAGAAGTGGTTCAGGTTGTTGAGCACCCAGGACATTTTACGGGAGTCGTCCATGACGATGACTCCTCCGGATCCTGCCATGGAGCCACAAGCGGCGATGGTGTCGAAATCCATCGGGATATCAAAGAAGCCGAGTTCTTTTTTATCTTCCCCCTGGCCGATGCTGTAGCTGTCGTCACAGCGCATGATCTTGGCTGATGACCCGCCGGGAATCACGGCCTTGAAGCTGCGCCCCTCCTTGGGGCCGCCGCAGACGTCATTGAGCAGTTCGCCCATGGTGATTTTTCCAACTTCTACTTCGTAGTAGCCTGGTTTTTGAACATCGCCGGAGACACAGAGGATGCGGGTGCCTGTGTTGCGGGCGACTCCGAGTTTGGCGTATTCCTCACCACCCATCCGGATGATGTGTTTGACATGGCAGAGGGATTCAACGTTGTTGACGATGGTCGGGGCCATGTAAAGGCCGAGAGCTGCCGGGAAATAGGGTGGTTTGATTCGTGGGTAGGGGCGTTTGCCTTCCAGCGATTCGATCAAGCCGGTTTCCTCACCACAAATGTAAGCTCCTGCTCCACGGTGAACGTAGATTTCGAGATTGAAGCCTGATCCGAGGATGTTTTCTCCGACAAAATGCTTTGCTTTGGCCTCGGCGATGGCTTGTTCCATGATCTGAGCTCCCTCGGGAAACTCTTCCCGCA
This genomic stretch from Oceaniferula marina harbors:
- the nuoF gene encoding NADH-quinone oxidoreductase subunit NuoF, encoding MSEITYIPGKEPHPCEHRLIFKNVDRSGWDTSIDCYLKDGGYDQLKQALGMEPQAITNEVKTSGLRGRGGAGFPTGIKWGFIPPNNTKPVYLICNCDESEPGTFKDRYIVHQDPHQLIEGMVISAFAVGAHTAYIYMREEFPEGAQIMEQAIAEAKAKHFVGENILGSGFNLEIYVHRGAGAYICGEETGLIESLEGKRPYPRIKPPYFPAALGLYMAPTIVNNVESLCHVKHIIRMGGEEYAKLGVARNTGTRILCVSGDVQKPGYYEVEVGKITMGELLNDVCGGPKEGRSFKAVIPGGSSAKIMRCDDSYSIGQGEDKKELGFFDIPMDFDTIAACGSMAGSGGVIVMDDSRKMSWVLNNLNHFYAHESCGQCTPCREGNGWMKKISDRIANGQATPEDITTLEEVAYQIDGKTVCAFGEASSWPVEAIIDKFRDELTSETSEDNEFISAEAKQQMKYISQ